Within the Leptolyngbyaceae cyanobacterium genome, the region ACTTAGAAGAACTAACCCATCTCCAAGACCAGTTACCTCCCTTCCCCAACGAAATAGCATATCAATTTATAGAAGAAGAACTCGGCGCAACACCCGCAGAAATTTATGCAGAATTGTCCCCCGAACCTCTAGCCGCAGCTTCCTTGGGACAAGTTTACAAAGGCAAATTAAAAACAGGTGAAGTGGTTGCTGTCAAAGTACAACGACCCGACCTGATGCAAAAAATAGCATTAGATTTATATATTGGACGCCAGTTAGCAGCCTGGGCCAAAAAAACTTTTAAATGGTTGCGGAGTGACTTAGTAGCCATTCTGGATGAATTTGGCGATCGCATTTTTGAAGAAATGGATTACATCCAGGAAGGACACAACGCCGAACGATTCGAGAAACTTTACGGTCATATCCCAGATATCTACATCCCCAAAATTTACTGGGAATATACCCACCGTCGCGTTTTAACGATGGAATGGGTAACCGGTACTAAATTAACCAATTTAGAAGCCATTCAAAAACAAGGAATCGATGCTCGTCATTTAATAGAAGTCGGCGTCCAATGTTCCTTACGCCAATTATTAGAACACGGCTTTTTCCACGCCGATCCCCACCCCGGTAATTTATTAGCTACTCCAGAAGGCAAATTAGTTTATCTGGATTTTGGCATGATGAGTGAAGTTAAACCATATCAGAGATATGGATTAATTGAAGCCGTTGTGCATTTAGTCAACCGGGATTTTGAAGGATTAGCCAAAGATTACGTAAAGCTGGAATTTTTAACCCCCGAAACCGACTTAACCCCGATCGTCCCTGCATTTGCCGAGGTATTTAATAATGCTTTGGGTGCTAGCGTAGCCGAACTAAACTTTAAGAGCATCACCGATCAATTATCGGCTTTGATGTACGAATATCCGTTCCAAGTACCAGCTTACTACGCCTTAATCATTCGTTCCCTAGTTACTTTAGAAGGCATCGCCATTCAAATCGACCCCAACTTTAAAGTACTCAGCAAAGCTTACCCCTACGTTTCCAAACGCTTGCTTACAGACCAAGCACCGGAATTACAAGCTTCGTTGCGAGACCTGCTATTTAAAGAAGGAAAGTTTCGTTGGAATCGACTGGAAAATTTATTAAGAAATGCCAAAAATTCACCAGATTTCGATTTAAATATAGTGTTGGATCAAACTGTAGACTTTCTATTTTCAGAACGGGGCGATTTTATTCGGCAAAACTTAGCTAATGAAATCGTCAATAGTTTAGACAGTCTGACGCGCAATGCTTTCCATAACTTTACCAATACTTTCTGGGAACGAGTGGGATTAGGCACCAATGGAAATCATCCAGTTACTCGCGAAACTCCCCAAAACGTAGAACATATCAAACGCATTTGGCAAATTTTGCAAGAAACACCCGGTTTTGACGCGATGCAACTAGTTCCCTTGATTCCCAACTTGTTATTTAAGCCAGAAACTCAACAAATGGGTCAGCAAATCGCTGGCGGTTTAGCGCAACGTGCAGTAGCCCGGTTAATTCGGGAGATTTTGATTTCAGAAGAATCTTCAGATGGTAAAAAAGGCAGCAAAACCTATTCTTCTTCCGAATCATCACCCCCATTAGCCTTACCAGTCTCGAAAAAAGGCTCTAGGTAGGGCTTGCTGAAAAAGCAGGGGAAAGGGAAAGCAGAAATTTGTTAACTCTAATTTCTGAATTCTGACTCCTGAATTCAGAATTCAGACTCCTGACTCCTGACTTCATCCTTTCCCCTTCAATGCTTCAATTTCCTGCTTTAATTGTTCATTTTCTGCTTCCAAAGCTTGAATTTGTTTTTGTAGCTTGACTTCCAACTCCTGAATCTCATCCCGTCGCGCTTCTAACTCAATAGTACGGCGGGCTAAATCTTGCCTTTCCACGGTCACAGATTGCAGCCCTTGTTCGATTCTTTCCCTTTCCTTCTCCAAAAAAGCTGGGGTGATACCCACTGCGAGATAATTTTTGACCAAATCGATTACCCAATCGGTAGCAGCTTGGATGCTGAGAATCTCTCGACTTGGGGAAAGTTCTATCAAGACCAAGCAACTTTCTGTTCCCGAATCCAAATCTGCTTGCGCGATCGCGATCGCCTCAGTTTCATCCATTAATGCCCAAGTATATGCAGATTCTTGGCGAGCGATTAATCGCAGCTTAGGCTCGCCTGACGATCCTTGCTTTTGCACCTGGGCTAAATGTAGCATTGTCTTTATTTTTTACTACCTCACGTCAATTTATAATATCCTTTCTGCTCAAAGCGTCTCAGTCAACCAGGTAAAATTTAAGCCTGCTTGTTGAGTCGTTCCAAAAAAGTTTATACCAATTCACTTGAAAGCTGTCATAAATCTTTCTGCTTAATTCATACACCCTTAGACCTACTTCCCCTGCCCAAATAGCAAATATGACAGGATTTAAGTAAATGGTTTTCCCTTTTTCTATTCCCTTTCCCCGTTTTCTGCCCGTTTTTTCCAGGAAAATCAAATCAAACTCAAGCATATATGCAAACGATCGCAACCTCTCCACGCTGGCTAGTTCGCCGAGACATCGATGGATTCTTTGGACTAGCACTGGACAATTTTATTCAAATTCTCCTGATCGTCAATCTCTGTAGCGGGGTTCTCGGCTTCTCCCCCACTCTGATTTACGGACGTATCCTACCAGGAGTCGCACTCAGTTTAATCGTAGGCAACATATATTACAGTTGGCTGGCTTACCAGCAAGCGAAAAGGGAACAACGCGATGATATCACTGCTTTGCCTTATGGTATCAACACAGTTAGTTTGTTTGCTTACATTTTTTTGGTCATGTTGCCAGTTAAATTGGCGGCACTGGCTAACGGTGCTTCTACCGAACAAGCCGCCGAACTAGCTTGGCAAGCAGGTTTGGTAGCTTGCTTGGGCAGTGGCATCATTGAATTTGGCGGTGCTTGGATTGGCAATATGTTGCGCCGCATGGCACCCCGCGCCGCCTTGCTCTCTACTCTAGGCGGAATTGCCATTACTTTTATTGCGATCGGCTTTTTA harbors:
- a CDS encoding AarF/ABC1/UbiB kinase family protein; amino-acid sequence: MNLKKVSPVASNFYQETGLTKPGYPTATTNNTGVVSPMVTVESASMSDPPEKLATVVEAERPIRYDPVAIAEHYNQRPLQVWTRLLGIVWPFFNFATRLWWDKRRGRIPENEPKRAIQLRQILTKLGPAYIKIGQALSTRPDLVPPLYLEELTHLQDQLPPFPNEIAYQFIEEELGATPAEIYAELSPEPLAAASLGQVYKGKLKTGEVVAVKVQRPDLMQKIALDLYIGRQLAAWAKKTFKWLRSDLVAILDEFGDRIFEEMDYIQEGHNAERFEKLYGHIPDIYIPKIYWEYTHRRVLTMEWVTGTKLTNLEAIQKQGIDARHLIEVGVQCSLRQLLEHGFFHADPHPGNLLATPEGKLVYLDFGMMSEVKPYQRYGLIEAVVHLVNRDFEGLAKDYVKLEFLTPETDLTPIVPAFAEVFNNALGASVAELNFKSITDQLSALMYEYPFQVPAYYALIIRSLVTLEGIAIQIDPNFKVLSKAYPYVSKRLLTDQAPELQASLRDLLFKEGKFRWNRLENLLRNAKNSPDFDLNIVLDQTVDFLFSERGDFIRQNLANEIVNSLDSLTRNAFHNFTNTFWERVGLGTNGNHPVTRETPQNVEHIKRIWQILQETPGFDAMQLVPLIPNLLFKPETQQMGQQIAGGLAQRAVARLIREILISEESSDGKKGSKTYSSSESSPPLALPVSKKGSR